In a single window of the Flavivirga spongiicola genome:
- a CDS encoding glycosyltransferase family 2 protein — translation MNFYIIIPAHNEQSSIGLTIDSLTKQTLLPKRIIVVNDNSTDKTQDIVEVYTEKYSWVSLINSKSSNEHLPGSKIINAFYKGYETLDDNYDVICKFDADLIFPNNYLEQLSNHYKANKRLGMASGFCYIEKNNDWILENLTRKDHIRGALKTYRKDCFLQIGKLKPSMGWDTVDELLAKFYDWDILTDESLKVKHLKPTGMSYNKASKYLQGEAMYKMRYGFIITLISAMKLAYKKGSFTLFKNYMSGYFKAKKSNIAYLVSEQEGVFIRDLRWKGMLGKFR, via the coding sequence TTGAATTTCTACATCATTATTCCAGCACACAATGAGCAAAGTTCTATAGGGCTCACTATAGATTCGTTGACCAAGCAAACACTATTACCAAAACGTATTATAGTTGTTAATGACAATTCTACTGATAAAACACAGGATATTGTTGAAGTTTATACTGAAAAATATTCTTGGGTTTCTTTAATAAATTCTAAATCATCTAATGAACATTTACCAGGGTCAAAAATCATCAATGCCTTTTACAAAGGTTATGAAACTTTGGATGATAATTACGATGTGATTTGTAAGTTTGATGCCGATCTTATTTTTCCCAATAATTATTTAGAACAGTTATCTAATCACTATAAGGCAAATAAAAGACTAGGCATGGCTTCAGGCTTCTGTTATATAGAAAAGAATAATGATTGGATATTAGAAAACTTAACAAGAAAAGACCATATTCGTGGTGCATTAAAAACATATAGAAAAGACTGTTTTCTTCAAATTGGAAAGCTCAAACCATCTATGGGTTGGGATACTGTTGATGAGTTGTTAGCCAAATTTTATGATTGGGATATTTTAACTGATGAATCTTTAAAAGTAAAGCATCTAAAACCTACAGGTATGAGTTACAATAAAGCTTCAAAATATTTACAGGGAGAAGCCATGTACAAAATGCGCTATGGCTTTATTATTACCCTAATCTCTGCAATGAAATTAGCTTACAAAAAAGGAAGTTTTACGTTATTTAAAAACTATATGTCTGGCTATTTTAAAGCTAAAAAAAGCAACATTGCATATTTAGTATCTGAGCAAGAAGGCGTATTTATTCGTGATTTACGCTGGAAAGGGATGCTTGGTAAATTTAGATAA
- a CDS encoding DNA/RNA non-specific endonuclease — translation MNKKTIYSLIAILIVFGIYGYEFFLNQEETLEIVETGKEVKNNTNEYFLPVSTTNQIIHHEGYSLSYSELHEQAEWVAYELKKEHLSNSHFERPYFEIDKAVKTGAAHWRNYKNSGYDRGHLCPAGDRRYSQKAHDETFLTSNISPQEHQFNSGIWNKLEQKVRYWASKYDGVFVITGGVLKGDMETIGDDEVYVPNQFYKVLIDNNSGKTKMIAFLMPHKKSDAPLYEFVVSVDAIEALTGIDFFPQLDDALETQLEASSSYKGWSF, via the coding sequence ATGAATAAAAAAACCATTTACTCCCTAATAGCAATTCTTATTGTTTTTGGAATTTATGGCTATGAGTTTTTTTTAAATCAAGAAGAAACGCTTGAAATTGTTGAAACAGGTAAAGAAGTAAAGAATAATACGAATGAATATTTCTTGCCTGTAAGTACAACAAATCAAATAATTCACCATGAAGGGTATTCACTATCTTATAGTGAACTGCATGAACAAGCCGAATGGGTTGCTTACGAATTAAAAAAAGAACATTTATCTAATAGCCATTTTGAACGTCCTTATTTTGAAATAGATAAAGCAGTAAAAACTGGAGCAGCACATTGGAGAAACTACAAAAATTCTGGATATGATCGAGGACATTTGTGTCCTGCAGGAGATAGGAGATACAGCCAAAAAGCTCATGATGAAACATTTTTAACAAGCAATATTAGCCCACAAGAACATCAATTTAATTCTGGTATTTGGAACAAACTTGAGCAGAAAGTGCGCTATTGGGCAAGTAAATATGATGGTGTTTTTGTCATTACAGGAGGTGTTTTAAAAGGCGATATGGAAACTATTGGGGATGATGAGGTATATGTGCCAAATCAATTTTATAAAGTGTTAATTGATAATAATTCGGGGAAAACAAAAATGATTGCATTTTTAATGCCACATAAAAAATCGGATGCACCATTATATGAATTCGTTGTTTCTGTAGATGCTATTGAAGCTTTAACAGGAATAGATTTTTTTCCTCAATTAGACGATGCTTTAGAAACTCAACTTGAAGCTTCTAGTAGTTATAAAGGATGGAGTTTTTAA
- the pafA gene encoding alkaline phosphatase PafA produces the protein MIRNIFSLFLVFFFCLSCKAQNQVVGKEVTNVVESNPKLVVGIVVDQMRYDYLTRFYNRFGEGGFKRMMDEGFNCKNNHFNYIPTYTGPGHASVYTGTTPKYHGIISNNWYDKEIKKMVYCAEDGSVQSVGTKSAAGQMSSHRMKTSTFADENRLFTQMRGKTIGISIKDRGAILPAGHTANAAYWFHGKNEGHWISSSFYLKGLPNWVKDFNASKTAESYLKVWNTLYDIDSYIESGSDLNEFEGGFKGKETATFPYDLNALKEKNGGFDILKSTAYGNSLTADFALAALDGEQLGKDAITDVLTVSFSSTDYIGHNFGVNSKEIEDTYLRLDKDLERLFNTLDAKVGKGAYTVFLTADHGAIDVPAYLRSVKIPAGYLKNSERKEKFQKFLKDSFGTTDILENISNNQIFLNREKIKALGLDLNDVQNAIVNEQMTYKNISKAYTATTMSSVDFTTGIEALLQKGFNQKRSGDVLLVDDPAYISYGKTGSTHGSGLNYDTHVPLLFFGKGIKKGQTVQKTVITDIAPTMSALLGISFPNGATGLPLEFVLD, from the coding sequence ATGATAAGAAATATATTTTCACTCTTTTTGGTTTTCTTTTTTTGCTTGTCTTGTAAGGCACAAAATCAAGTTGTAGGTAAAGAAGTAACCAATGTTGTTGAATCTAATCCAAAGTTAGTAGTAGGCATTGTTGTAGACCAAATGCGATATGATTACTTAACCCGGTTTTATAATAGGTTTGGTGAAGGTGGTTTTAAACGTATGATGGATGAAGGTTTTAATTGCAAAAACAATCATTTTAATTATATACCAACCTATACAGGACCTGGTCACGCATCAGTTTATACAGGCACAACACCTAAGTATCATGGTATTATTTCGAACAACTGGTATGATAAAGAAATTAAAAAGATGGTGTATTGTGCAGAAGATGGTTCTGTTCAATCTGTTGGTACTAAAAGTGCTGCAGGGCAGATGTCTTCTCATAGAATGAAAACTTCAACATTTGCTGATGAAAATAGGTTATTTACTCAAATGAGAGGAAAGACTATTGGTATTTCGATTAAAGATAGAGGTGCTATTTTACCCGCTGGGCATACAGCGAATGCTGCCTATTGGTTTCATGGGAAGAATGAAGGCCATTGGATTTCCAGTTCGTTTTATTTGAAGGGTTTACCAAATTGGGTAAAGGATTTTAATGCTTCAAAAACAGCAGAATCTTATTTGAAAGTTTGGAATACATTGTATGATATCGATTCGTATATAGAGAGTGGAAGCGATTTAAATGAATTTGAAGGCGGGTTTAAGGGGAAAGAAACGGCAACTTTTCCTTATGATTTAAATGCTTTAAAAGAAAAAAATGGGGGCTTTGATATTTTAAAATCTACTGCCTATGGAAATAGTTTAACCGCAGACTTTGCTTTAGCAGCATTGGACGGAGAACAATTAGGAAAAGATGCGATTACAGATGTTTTAACGGTTAGTTTCTCTAGCACAGATTATATAGGGCATAATTTTGGAGTAAATTCAAAAGAAATTGAAGATACTTATCTACGTTTAGATAAGGATCTAGAAAGATTATTTAATACTCTTGATGCCAAAGTAGGAAAAGGAGCGTATACCGTCTTTTTAACTGCAGATCACGGAGCAATAGATGTGCCAGCATATTTACGTTCTGTTAAAATTCCTGCAGGATATTTAAAGAATTCTGAGCGTAAAGAAAAATTTCAAAAATTTCTAAAAGATAGTTTTGGAACAACAGATATTCTGGAAAATATTAGTAACAACCAGATTTTCTTAAATAGAGAAAAAATTAAAGCATTAGGGTTAGACTTAAATGATGTTCAGAATGCTATTGTAAATGAACAGATGACTTATAAGAACATTTCAAAAGCTTATACAGCAACGACGATGAGTTCTGTTGATTTTACTACTGGAATTGAAGCTTTATTGCAAAAAGGATTTAATCAAAAAAGATCCGGAGACGTATTATTGGTGGATGATCCTGCTTACATTTCTTATGGGAAAACCGGATCTACACATGGTAGTGGTTTAAATTATGATACCCATGTGCCTCTTTTATTTTTTGGAAAAGGTATAAAAAAGGGACAAACTGTTCAAAAAACAGTAATAACAGACATTGCTCCAACGATGTCCGCACTTTTAGGGATTAGCTTTCCAAATGGAGCCACTGGACTACCATTAGAGTTTGTTTTAGATTAG